In Schizosaccharomyces osmophilus chromosome 2, complete sequence, the following proteins share a genomic window:
- the sua5 gene encoding mitochondrial tRNA N6-threonyl-carbamoyl-adenosine (t6A) Sua5, producing the protein MSTITRIRTVDSSLIKFGKPEDPNEHPFDTAKLLIEPSNTLSALQEAAELLKNTNDPVAFPTETVYGLGADARRTDAVYSIYKAKNRPADNPLIVHIASLDQLRRLISKGQPLKSKDSDLPDSSLIPQIYKPLIDRFWPGPLSIILPVKNNEHPPVSPIVTANQPTFAVRMPQHPVALALMALSDVPLAAPSANASTRPSPTQAKHVYNDLQGKIPLILDGGSCGVGLESTVVNGLCYPPVILRPGGVSLEQIRDCGGVWVNTQVYKPTAVNTEKNFIPQTPGMKYRHYSPTAKVMLFLDYKEREAMDCLYDQLRQKNMDKDEARIGVLCSRKWKKEVFGEFSNLTFLDLGEEGSEITKNLFAHLRELDLKGVDFVLVEGVAEDNEGLAIMNRLSKAASMVFTKDSPS; encoded by the coding sequence ATGTCGACAATTACAAGAATTCGAACGGTCGATTCGTCTTTAATAAAGTTTGGCAAGCCAGAGGACCCAAACGAGCATCCCTTTGATACAGCAAAGCTCCTTATTGAACCTTCAAATACTTTGAGCGCTTTACAAGAAGCTGCtgaacttttgaaaaatacaaatgatCCTGTAGCTTTCCCTACCGAAACGGTTTACGGCTTGGGTGCTGATGCAAGAAGGACTGATGCTGTTTACTCAATCTACAAGGCTAAAAACCGTCCAGCAGATAACCCCTTAATCGTGCACATTGCTTCTCTAGATCAACTTCGTAGGCTTATTTCGAAGGGCCAACCTctaaaatcaaaagacaGTGACTTGCCGGATAGCTCTTTAATCCCGCAGATTTATAAGCCATTAATTGATCGATTCTGGCCAGGGCCTCTTTCTATTATTCTCCCtgtaaaaaacaatgagCATCCACCAGTGTCGCCGATAGTCACAGCAAATCAACCTACTTTTGCTGTTAGAATGCCTCAACATCCCGTTGCTCTTGCATTGATGGCTCTCTCTGATGTTCCTTTAGCCGCTCCGTCGGCAAACGCTTCTACTCGACCTTCACCCACCCAGGCTAAACACGTATATAATGATCTGCAAGGGAAAATACCTTTAATATTAGATGGCGGTTCTTGTGGTGTCGGACTTGAAAGCACTGTAGTTAATGGTCTTTGTTATCCGCCTGTTATTCTACGTCCAGGTGGTGTTAGTCTCGAACAAATTCGGGACTGTGGAGGGGTTTGGGTGAATACTCAAGTGTATAAACCTACAGCAGTAAATACGGAAAAAAACTTTATTCCTCAAACTCCAGGTATGAAATATCGACACTATTCCCCTACTGCAAAAGTTATGCTGTTTTTAGACTACAAAGAACGCGAAGCAATGGATTGTTTATATGATCAGTTAAGACAGAAAAATATGGATAAAGATGAAGCCAGGATTGGAGTTTTATGTAGcagaaaatggaaaaaggaGGTTTTTGGGGAATTCAGCAACTTgacttttcttgatttAGGAGAAGAAGGTTCCgaaataacaaaaaacttGTTTGCTCATTTACGTGAATTGGATTTAAAAGGTGtggattttgttttagtGGAAGGTGTTGCTGAAGACAATGAAGGATTGGCTATAATGAATCGTCTTTCGAAAGCTGCGTCTATGGTTTTTACTAAAGATTCTCCAAGTTAG
- the ufe1 gene encoding SNARE Ufe1 translates to MANRTNEFFGFIKKGNVDLETLSLRKPKLSNVQDGFLAEAYIIHNTIVHLCTFLEKIRGAYLKGQAVSNVHKLSKPLMESSLEELSKLELNDLQRDEIDHEASTIINSCVQKIGSLQKKLKDKQSQIPKRTGWLQGLKSPEKLTKSETIVAHCSSILWYLQNELSDVSSSLYQLQDLRLRRAQERKTIMSDILHPQQTSDMSSAEIPDSELPNYFSQEQLVQLEQDNDLMLQEFEHTMQQVQETGKSLAEIARLQTEISTHLSIQSTAAEKLYEDAMNVADSITGGNRQLVHAKSRSSRTAKIFFFLFTILGLVLLALDRIV, encoded by the exons ATGGCAAACAGAACAAACgaattttttggattcataaaaaaagggaacGTAGACTTGGAAACCCTTTCTCTGAGAAAGCCCAAACTTTCGAATGTTCAAGATGGTTTTCTCGCAGAAGCTTATATAATC CATAATACAATTGTTCATCTTTGTACGTTTCTTGAGAAGATCCGTGGAGCGTATTTGAAGGGCCAAGCTGTTTCCAATGTTCATAAACTATCAAAACCGTTAATGGAATCCTCATTGGAGGAGCTTTCCAAGCTGGAGCTGAATGATTTACAGCGAGATGAAATTGACCATGAGGCCTCAACAATCATCAACTCTTGCGTTCAAAAAATCGgttctcttcaaaaaaagttgaaag ACAAACAAAGCCAAATCCCCAAACGGACCGGGTGGCTGCAAGGCTTAAAGAGTCCCGAAAAACTTACAAAATCTGAAACGATAGTTGCTCATTGTTCTTCTATATTATGGTATCTACAGAATGAACTCTCAGACGTCTCTTCCTCTTTGTATCAACTTCAAGATTTGAGACTGAGACGAGctcaagaaagaaagacaatCATGTCAGACATCTTGCATCCACAGCAAACGAGTGATATGTCTTCCGCAGAAATCCCTGATTCTGAGCTTCCAAATTACTTCAGTCAGGAGCAACTGGTGCAACTGGAACAAGATAATGATCTCATGTTGCAGGAATTCGAGCATACAATGCAACAAGTACAAGAAACAGGGAAATCCTTAGCTGAAATTGCGAGATTACAGACGGAAATATCTACTCATCTTTCCATTCAATCTACTGCAGCGGAAAAGTTATATGAAGACGCTATGAATGTTGCTGATTCAATTACTGGCGGAAACCGTCAACTCGTTCATGCTAAATCACGAAGTAGCCGGACAGCtaaaatcttcttcttcctctttaCTATCCTTGGCTTAGTCTTGTTGGCTTTGGATCGaattgtttaa
- the for3 gene encoding formin For3: MSIRSFQNPSEIDSKDYSWNTQLYEDRSATPSTVSLSEPYDLSNIQLHSENESREDIVSLGQASDNSLQYMCYRIVYHHKIKVFDKLYAEATDIRKKYPMENRLVPKPPVVKEIQDPSKRLGIYGPDTPLTKDVTILDEDTYAVILERIDFYIEKIVEVPTNLEHMAALNLQLQTQPIWWIDEFAERNGVESLLTSLRNLGHIPKRHANTEVEVLLIQSLFHSLNSGVARNRLYLSAKCAVPGFNAIGALAESMFSKSLNARRISTFILKIICSRKFEHGQSSVVKALEWLVEQGASKTRFSRWMSALHDVVSNIQSHADNLILPNNELANLQGTDCLIDYLVVTFNLIRGICSCTADLRSRCNIRREFLSAGLGKTLEIMQRWKNISLRTVVVNLLNEHNGDAQSYKKFMIANSANEERSEIASLKSANVTTDRQVNEENPQQSQMLNAFQKICSRLIDHDSQSSFYNLLQSLGNEKDLEKIEKSMHLLVFTLNAIDDYKSARVDSNVGFNIVSQRLLDRMGTADELSDYKTRQSELVLENKRLHDQVDALLSQLNVGPRDPMQFLKTQLNELRREIDQRERLLISMQREFDGRYKAQLFAYSKLQSQLEAAQSAGNSNLQNAYSSGKPLLKKSISQDSLDAMSKDFAYSVVSNLEDSEHYITPEKDEEESEVESEVSSLEESNEATAQFINTPTTTHAVVAPPTQLGPPPPPPPPVPIMGVSKVAVPSAVSLPPPPPPPPFVIGGLNGPPPPPPPPPGVTPGGRFVASAPVQPSLAATEQATEKTEEELKEEEEKARQQREEAERRAREAVEKYTKIPSFRDYYEPKHQLKRVHWERVEPPSGHNIFVKFPIDIETIGRTLLNSGWLQILDEKFDNTRRIETKTVTKETSPNALLSPNVKQHLEIVLRSVSEFTPEELVRMFLTDPNFLSPAIQFFHKSGFATQEGLLAPFASYWTDYSKPEDKRTPPKDNVHQLGYYERFFVLFIVNLRHYFQQRMYGLRLRETFLPEIENIEVHVKKVVDVCRSILEDKYFSGFFQVLLNLGNYINDPLDKARAFSLPMVYRLETLRDCTFSNTLLHYFEDIIRTQFPEYEKSETTFKKIQSICSYGIDGLVSEMDSVYEQYLHFKNEIEKGALSKREEHHPEDKVIDAIYEWYEKASEKIKSFMALKRDFLKLTEDTVKYLCEFKNVEVVRNTFLKNLTSFYIIYCNVRNDNARKREREAQARRTEDSKKLIMERKKTSIVAQYRKEIPEEPSGSASNQDLITDIGSSRAVDSSETLADETSGDGNQELHDTLLSELGKQISEGADKANNGNPVNELGLATKDEDVIELTSETDDIATRAKSMLLKIKNTEKRGNNVQIDPMNMDEDSLRAQLKAANHPQKVSLPQGKKKDSVEASLAKSILANLTNPSAREFHS, from the coding sequence ATGTCGATACGCTCTTTTCAGAACCCGTCAGAAATCGATTCCAAAGACTATTCTTGGAATACACAGTTATATGAAGACCGTTCGGCCACCCCTTCCACAGTATCATTATCCGAGCCGTATGATTTAAGCAACATACAATTACattcagaaaatgaatctCGAGAAGATATTGTATCACTCGGTCAGGCATCTGACAACTCTTTGCAGTACATGTGTTACCGAATTGTATATCATCACAAAATCAAGGTCTTCGATAAACTATATGCGGAAGCTACTGACATAAGGAAAAAGTATCCTATGGAAAATCGACTTGTTCCAAAACCTCCTGTTGTTAAGGAAATACAAGACCCATCAAAAAGACTAGGTATTTATGGCCCCGACACTCCCTTAACTAAAGATGTTACGATTTTGGATGAAGATACGTACGCTGTTAttcttgaaagaattgatttCTATATCGAAAAAATCGTCGAAGTGCCGACCAATTTGGAACATATGGCAGCCTTGAATTTACAACTACAAACGCAGCCTATTTGGTGGATTGATGAGTTCGCTGAACGAAATGGTGTCGAAAGCTTGCTAACTTCTTTACGAAATTTGGGCCATATCCCCAAACGCCATGCAAATACCGAAGTAGAGGTGCTGCTGATTCAATCCctctttcattctttaaataGCGGCGTTGCAAGGAATCGTCTATATTTGTCTGCTAAATGTGCTGTCCCCGGCTTTAATGCTATTGGTGCTTTAGCTGAATCAATGTTTTCCAAGAGCCTTAATGCTCGCCGTATTTCAACTTTTATCTTGAAAATTATTTGCAGCCGAAAATTTGAACATGGCCAGTCATCTGTCGTCAAGGCCTTGGAATGGCTCGTTGAACAAGGTGCCTCGAAAACTCGATTTAGCAGATGGATGTCAGCTTTACACGACGTCGTATCTAATATCCAGAGTCATGCCGATAACCTTATATTACCGAATAACGAACTTGCCAATCTACAGGGCACGGACTGCTTGATCGATTATTTGGTGGTTACCTTTAACTTGATACGTGGTATCTGTTCATGTACTGCTGATCTTCGTTCGAGATGTAATATACGTCGCGAATTTTTGAGTGCTGGTCTCGGTAAGACATTAGAAATTATGCAACGCTGGAAAAACATTTCTCTCCGCACCGTTGTTGTCAACCTCTTAAATGAGCACAATGGTGATGCACAATCTTATAAAAAGTTTATGATCGCGAATTCCGCAAACGAAGAGAGATCAGAGATAGCTTCTTTAAAGTCTGCCAACGTTACTACTGACCGTCAAgtgaatgaagaaaatcctCAGCAATCGCAAATGCTGAACgcatttcaaaaaatttgttcTCGTTTAATAGATCATGATTCTCAAAGTAGTTTCTACAATTTACTTCAGTCCTTGGGCAACGAAAAAGATctagaaaaaattgaaaagtcCATGCATCTTTTGGTGTTTACATTAAATGCAATTGATGATTATAAATCTGCCCGGGTGGACTCAAATGTCGGTTTCAATATTGTGTCGCAAAGATTGCTTGATCGTATGGGCACAGCTGACGAATTATCTGATTACAAGACGAGACAAAGTGAATTAGTCTTGGAGAATAAACGTTTGCATGACCAGGTAGATGCATTGTTGTCGCAGCTTAATGTTGGCCCTCGTGATCCTATGCAATTTCTGAAAACCCAGCTGAATGAACTACGCAGGGAAATAGATCAAAGAGAGAGGCTCTTGATTTCAATGCAACGGGAATTTGATGGCCGTTATAAAGCTCAGTTGTTTGCTTATAGTAAATTACAGTCTCAACTAGAGGCTGCCCAAAGTGCGGGAAATTCAAACTTACAAAATGCTTATTCTTCTGGAAAACCGTTGCTTAAAAAGTCCATTTCACAAGACTCGTTAGACGCAATGTCAAAAGATTTTGCATACAGTGTAGTTTCaaatttggaagattcTGAGCATTATATTACTCCTGAAAAggacgaagaagaatcgGAAGTGGAATCGGAGGTCTCTTCTTTAGAAGAATCAAACGAGGCAACTGCACAATTTATAAATACACCAACAACTACACACGCTGTTGTAGCACCTCCAACGCAGCTTGGTCCTCCCCCTCCTCCCCCTCCTCCGGTTCCTATAATGGGAGTTTCGAAGGTAGCTGTACCATCGGCTGTAAGCTTACCACCTCCACCACCACCTCCTCCTTTTGTAATTGGTGGCTTAAATGGCCCTCCTCCACCACCTCCGCCTCCCCCAGGTGTTACACCCGGTGGCAGATTTGTGGCTTCAGCTCCGGTGCAGCCTTCTTTGGCCGCTACCGAGCAGGCTACTGAAAaaactgaagaagaattaaaagaagaagaagaaaaggctAGACAACAAAGAGAGGAAGCAGAAAGAAGAGCAAGAGAAGCTGTAGAGAAGTATACGAAAATTCCAAGCTTCAGGGATTATTACGAACCTAAACATCAGCTCAAACGCGTCCATTGGGAACGTGTTGAACCTCCCTCTGGTCACAATATTTTCGTTAAGTTTCCCATAGATATTGAAACGATTGGAAGAACACTCTTAAATAGCGGGTGGTTACAGATTTTAGATGAGAAGTTTGACAACACtagaagaattgaaacaaagaCTGTCACTAAAGAAACCTCGCCAAACGCACTCTTATCTCCAAATGTAAAGCAACATTTGGAAATTGTGTTACGTTCCGTCTCGGAGTTCACACCTGAAGAATTAGTACGAATGTTTTTAACCGATCCTAACTTTCTATCTCCTGCTATTCAGTTTTTCCACAAGTCTGGATTTGCTACTCAAGAGGGACTTCTGGCTCCATTTGCATCCTATTGGACGGACTACAGCAAGCCTGAGGACAAGCGTACACCTCCCAAAGATAATGTCCATCAGCTGGGCTATTATGAGagattttttgttttgtttatcgTAAACTTGAGACATTATTTTCAACAGCGTATGTATGGTTTACGATTGCGTGAAACTTTCTTACCAGAAATTGAGAATATCGAAGTTCATGTTAAAAAGGTGGTTGATGTTTGCAGGTCAATATTGGAagataaatatttttctgGGTTTTTCCAAGTCTTGCTTAATCTCGGAAACTATATAAATGATCCTCTTGATAAAGCTCGtgcattttctttgccAATGGTTTATAGATTGGAAACATTGCGAGATTGTACATTTTCTAACACTCTTTTGCATTATTTCGAAGATATCATTCGTACCCAATTCCctgaatatgaaaagtCTGAAACAacgtttaaaaaaatacagTCAATTTGCTCTTATGGTATCGATGGGCTTGTTTCTGAAATGGATTCTGTTTACGAACAGTATTTgcattttaaaaatgaaattgaaaagggTGCATTATCGAAGCGTGAAGAACATCATCCAGAGGATAAAGTGATAGATGCCATTTACGAATGGTACGAAAAGGCCTcagaaaaaattaagaGTTTTATGGCCTTAAAACGTGATTTCTTGAAGCTAACGGAGGATACTGTTAAGTATCTATGTGAATTTAAAAACGTGGAAGTCGTTCGAAAcacctttttgaaaaatttgacaTCGTTCTATATAATTTACTGTAACGTTAGAAATGACAATGCAAGAAAACGGGAGCGTGAAGCTCAAGCTAGACGAACTGAAGATTCTAAAAAGCTGATCATGGAACGTAAGAAAACGTCAATAGTTGCCCAGTATAGGAAGGAAATTCCGGAAGAGCCGAGTGGATCTGCTTCGAATCAAGATCTTATAACAGATATCGGATCGTCGAGGGCTGTCGACAGTTCAGAAACGTTAGCTGATGAGACTTCGGGTGATGGTAATCAGGAACTTCATGATACGCTTCTGAGTGAGTTAGGCAAACAAATTTCCGAAGGTGCAGATAAAGCAAATAATGGAAATCCTGTTAATGAGCTTGGTTTAGCAACAAAGGATGAAGATGTCATCGAATTAACTTCTGAAACAGATGATATTGCTACAAGGGCAAAATCAATGCTacttaaaataaaaaatacagAGAAACGTGGCAATAATGTGCAAATCGATCCAATGAACATGGATGAAGATTCTTTGCGAGCACAATTGAAAGCAGCCAATCATCCTCAAAAAGTTTCCTTACCTCAGGGTAAGAAGAAAGACTCAGTGGAGGCATCTTTAGCAAAAAGTATATTAGCGAATTTAACGAATCCCTCCGCTAGGGAGTTTCACTCGTGA
- the elp2 gene encoding elongator complex WD repeat protein Elp2 — MFRYETLHAGCNRISEAASWMKNFGLVYGAEKLIAIADPFKEIRYLLAGHTDRISCIEELTTEKTLIISGSSDKTVRVWEKNDENDAFDNIQTINLDATPESLTVNGDLIIAGCSNSKCVVFEWKGAGEMLKEVSRFETGELIPMDLKLIKFKDGIVLVVGGSNKRINVYGSDNVYIYFELKAVLTGHLDWVRCLSVRQTSESMATLISGSQDRYMRLWKISLWEEKDEATSDEFSETLLSNKPIRFKLNGVEYKIVFDALLMGHEDWIMNVQWHPSKEIILSSSADSSLIVWEPDTATGIWVPNGRMGEIASSHGSTTATGSAGGFWGGFWSPDGDAVACWGRTGGWRLWKKSGEDWEQLPSVSGHTKPVKGIAWDPQGQFFFTASLDQTTRLYARYEKDNTWREMARPQIHGYDLASVQCLPSRIGFISCADEKVTRVFEFPKTIARLLKRLCGAQLFEEKLPEAANVPLLGLSNKATTATETGTINADEVQTPLIEVIDSLQHPPFEEHLQRLLLFPEVEKVYGHGYEVYACDVSHKGDYMATSCKSQSPEHAMIRLYDTNVWKQQQMLSGHSLTVTTIKFSYDDKYLLTAGRDRLVCIHEYSEAESKFLPYVVIKAHSRIIWDAAWAPKEMGYVFATASRDKMVKFWQVLDDKKVKDVVCLQFADAVTALDIAPFFHDDHLLLAVGTESGKTYVWKCPKDDLTKWTPLRLPDAMSPKEPVNKIAWRPVYDKEGEYSLLLAGEDTSIRMLLVQLN, encoded by the exons ATGTTTCGATATGAAACACTTCATGCTGGATGTAACCGGATCTCAGAAGCGGCTTCGTGGATGAAAAATTTCGGATTGGTTTATGGTGCTGAAAAACTCATAGCAATTGCTGATCCT TTTAAAGAAATCCGATACTTATTGGCTGGTCATACTGATAGAATAAGTTGTATTGAAGAGCTGACTACTGAAAAAACATTGATTATTTCGGGATCATCGGACAAGACGGTTCGCGTATGGGAAAagaatgatgaaaatgatgcCTTTGATAATATTCAAACGATAAATTTGGATGCTACGCCGGAAAGCCTCACCGTTAATGGCGATTTAATTATAGCTGGTTGTTCAAACAGCAAGTGCGTGGTTTTTGAATGGAAAGGAGCAGGGGAGATGTTGAAAGAAGTATCCCGATTCGAAACTGGAGAATTGATTCCAATGGActtgaaattgataaaaTTTAAGGATGGAATTGTTTTAGTTGTTGGTGGCTCTAACAAACGAATAAACGTTTATGGCAGTGACAACGTATATATTTACTTTGAATTAAAGGCTGTTTTAACAGGTCATCTTGACTGGGTGCGATGTCTGTCTGTTCGACAAACTTCTGAATCAATGGCTACGTTGATCTCGGGCAGTCAAGATCGTTATATGCgactttggaaaatttcGCTTTGGgaggaaaaagatgaagccACTTCTGATGA ATTTTCTGAAACTCTGTTATCCAACAAGCCCATTCGGTTCAAGCTTAATGGAGTGGAGTATAAGATCGTTTTTGATGCTCTCTTAATGGGTCATGAAGATTGGATCATGAATGTACAATGGCATCCTAGCAAGGAAATTATTTTATCTTCATCTGCTGATTCTTCGTTAATTGTATGGGAGCCGGATACAGCTACCGGCATTTGGGTACCAAACGGGCGCATGGGTGAAATCGCATCTTCTCACGGTTCAACGACAGCAACAGGCAGTGCAGGTGGGTTTTGGGGAGGTTTTTGGAGTCCTGATGGTGATGCGGTCGCCTGTTGGGGAAGAACAGGAGGCTGGAgattatggaaaaaatcTGGAGAAGATTGGGAACAGCTTCCTTCTGTATCTGGACACACCAAACCAGTAAAAGGTATAGCTTGGGATCCTCAGGgtcaattcttctttacaGCGAGTTTGGACCAAACTACTCGTCTGTATGCTCGTTATGAAAAGGATAACACATGGCGAGAGATGGCTCGACCACAAATCCATGGTTATGATTTAGCCTCCGTTCAATGCTTGCCCTCACGGATTGGTTTTATTAGTTGTGCTGACGAAAAAGTTACGCGTGTATTTGAATTCCCGAAAACGATTGCTAGATTGCTAAAGCGTCTTTGTGGTGCTCAATTATTTGAAGAGAAGCTTCCAGAAGCCGCGAATGTTCCTCTCTTGGGCCTTTCTAATAAAGCAACAACTGCTACTGAGACAGGCACAATAAATGCTGACGAAGTTCAAACTCCATTGATTGAAGTTATTGACTCTTTGCAACATCCCCCCTTTGAAGAACATTTGCAACGTTTACTGTTGTTCCCAGAAGTTGAGAAGGTTTATGGCCATGGTTACGAAGTTTATGCGTGCGATGTTTCACATAAAGGTGATTACATGGCAACTTCTTGCAAATCCCAATCTCCTGAACATGCCATGATTCGTTTATATGATACTAATGTTTGGAAACAGCAGCAGATGCTTTCTGGTCATTCATTAACTGTAACAACTATAAAGTTTTCATACGATGATAAATATTTGTTGACAGCAGGACGTGATCGACTGGTTTGCATTCATGAATATTCTGAGGCAGAATCGAAGTTTTTGCCTTATGTAGTTATTAAAGCACATTCTCGTATAATATGGGATGCTGCTTGGGCGCCAAAGGAGATGGGTTACGTGTTTGCTACAGCTTCAAGAGATAAAATGGTCAAATTTTGGCAAGTTTTGGATGAcaaaaaagtcaaagatGTGGtatgtttacaatttgCAGATGCTGTAACTGCATTGGATATTGCCCCATTCTTTCATGATGATCATCTTTTATTGGCAGTAGGTACAGAGTCAGGAAAAACATACGTTTGGAAGTGTCCTAAAGATGATCTAACGAAATGGACTCCTTTAAGACTGCCGGATGCGATGTCTCCTAAGGAACCAGTGAACAAAATTGCTTGGAGACCAGTATATGACAAAGAAGGAGAGTACTCTTTGCTATTAGCTGGCGAAGACACATCGATTAGGATGCTTCTGGTCCAGCTCAACTAA